Proteins encoded within one genomic window of Chitinophagaceae bacterium:
- a CDS encoding T9SS C-terminal target domain-containing protein, with translation MQYNTNIIMLNLIITTMKHLTLTTLILSLCIVAYAQTPQCYNIEYDYDNAGNRIVRKNVDNCPPGATLRLQEEEHSTKEVVTKPDTPEMQTEEAVFALTVYPNPTSGKLIVAFDDVIVDAGIVLYDVNGMEVFRKQSFSGTQTSVDMSGLSSGMYFISVVTAEGIVNKAVVRQ, from the coding sequence ATGCAATACAACACTAATATTATTATGTTAAATTTAATTATAACCACCATGAAACACCTAACCCTCACCACCCTGATTTTGAGCTTATGCATTGTGGCTTATGCACAAACACCGCAGTGCTACAATATTGAGTATGATTACGATAATGCCGGTAACCGGATAGTACGTAAAAATGTGGATAATTGTCCACCCGGTGCAACATTACGACTTCAAGAAGAAGAACACTCAACTAAAGAAGTAGTTACAAAACCTGACACACCGGAGATGCAAACAGAAGAAGCTGTATTTGCCTTAACGGTCTATCCCAATCCCACATCAGGAAAGCTGATCGTGGCTTTCGATGATGTGATAGTTGATGCCGGGATTGTCCTTTATGATGTTAACGGTATGGAAGTATTCCGCAAACAATCATTCAGTGGTACACAAACTTCAGTGGACATGTCCGGGCTGTCATCTGGCATGTACTTTATAAGTGTTGTCACCGCAGAAGGCATAGTAAATAAAGCAGTAGTTAGGCAATAA